From the Mangifera indica cultivar Alphonso chromosome 10, CATAS_Mindica_2.1, whole genome shotgun sequence genome, one window contains:
- the LOC123227615 gene encoding receptor kinase-like protein Xa21 isoform X2: MKSLELLDLSGNNLSGVIPKSLEDLMYVKYLNLSFNQLSGEIPRGGSFKNFSAESFMGNLALCGPPQLQVPPCKRNTHGKSRTKKVFLLILLPMCIVVSLVVLVLMSLLIQKRRTRPTTNVDFCPGGTWRKISYQELVRATDGFSENNLLGKGSYGSVYKGRLDEGMEVAVKVFHLDFEGALTSFETECEVIRGVRHRNFVKIISSYSNDDFKSLILEYMPNGSLEKLLFYEKNVLDISHRLNIMIDVALALEYLHFGYSIPIIHCDVKPSNVLLDKHMVAHLSDFGIAKLLGEENSMTQTKTLATIGYMAPAIKVYMYKNCDQNMGEKERYLDKEMCTAMVSC, from the exons ATGAAAAGCCTGGAATTATTGGATTTGTCTGGAAACAACCTTTCTGGTGTGATTCCTAAGTCTTTGGAGGATCTCATGTAcgtcaaatatctaaatttatctttcaaccAACTAAGTGGGGAAATTCCTAGAGGAGGGTCCTTCAAAAATTTCTCAGCTGAATCGTTTATGGGGAATCTTGCATTGTGTGGGCCTCCTCAACTACAAGTTCCACCATGCAAAAGAAACACTCATGGAAAATCAAGGACTAAAAAGGTTTTCCTGTTGATTCTTTTGCCAATGTGCATTGTAGTCTCATTAGTTGTCCTAGTTCTTATGTCTTtgttgatccaaaaaaggaGAACAAGGCCAACTACCAATGTTGATTTTTGTCCTGGAGGAACATGGAGAAAAATTTCTTATCAGGAACTTGTGAGAGCAACGGATGGATTTAGTGAGAACAACCTACTTGGCAAAGGAAGTTACGGTTCAGTTTACAAAGGAAGATTAGATGAGGGAATGGAGGTTGCAGTAAAAGTATTCCACTTGGATTTTGAAGGAGCTCTTACAAGTTTTGAAACTGAATGTGAAGTGATAAGAGGTGTTCGTCATCgaaattttgtcaaaatcatCAGCAGCTAttcaaatgatgattttaaatctttGATACTTGAATACATGCCTAATGGGAGCCTggagaaattgttgttttatgaGAAGAATGTTTTGGACATTTCTCATAGATTGAATATAATGATCGATGTTGCTTTAGCTTTGGAATATCTTCACTTTGGCTATTCAATCCCAATCATTCATTGTGACGTAAAGCCAAGCAATGTTCTACTAGACAAACATATGGTCGCACATTTGAGTGATTTTGGTATTGCAAAGCTCTTAGGTGAAGAAAACTCCATGACACAAACAAAGACCCTTGCCACCATTGGTTATATGGCACCAg CAATAAAAGTGTACATGTATAAAAACTGTGATCAGAATATGGGAGAGAAGGAAAGGTATCTAGACAAGGAGATGTGTACAGCTATGGTGTCATGCTAA
- the LOC123227615 gene encoding receptor kinase-like protein Xa21 isoform X1 has protein sequence MKSLELLDLSGNNLSGVIPKSLEDLMYVKYLNLSFNQLSGEIPRGGSFKNFSAESFMGNLALCGPPQLQVPPCKRNTHGKSRTKKVFLLILLPMCIVVSLVVLVLMSLLIQKRRTRPTTNVDFCPGGTWRKISYQELVRATDGFSENNLLGKGSYGSVYKGRLDEGMEVAVKVFHLDFEGALTSFETECEVIRGVRHRNFVKIISSYSNDDFKSLILEYMPNGSLEKLLFYEKNVLDISHRLNIMIDVALALEYLHFGYSIPIIHCDVKPSNVLLDKHMVAHLSDFGIAKLLGEENSMTQTKTLATIGYMAPEYGREGKVSRQGDVYSYGVMLMETFTKKKPTNEMFTEEMNLRRWVSESLCNTVMQGVDTDLLTRDDEHFSSKEECVSCILSLAMECTKESPLDRITMKEVVTRLMKTRTQLAEIETRKDKWVLNLG, from the exons ATGAAAAGCCTGGAATTATTGGATTTGTCTGGAAACAACCTTTCTGGTGTGATTCCTAAGTCTTTGGAGGATCTCATGTAcgtcaaatatctaaatttatctttcaaccAACTAAGTGGGGAAATTCCTAGAGGAGGGTCCTTCAAAAATTTCTCAGCTGAATCGTTTATGGGGAATCTTGCATTGTGTGGGCCTCCTCAACTACAAGTTCCACCATGCAAAAGAAACACTCATGGAAAATCAAGGACTAAAAAGGTTTTCCTGTTGATTCTTTTGCCAATGTGCATTGTAGTCTCATTAGTTGTCCTAGTTCTTATGTCTTtgttgatccaaaaaaggaGAACAAGGCCAACTACCAATGTTGATTTTTGTCCTGGAGGAACATGGAGAAAAATTTCTTATCAGGAACTTGTGAGAGCAACGGATGGATTTAGTGAGAACAACCTACTTGGCAAAGGAAGTTACGGTTCAGTTTACAAAGGAAGATTAGATGAGGGAATGGAGGTTGCAGTAAAAGTATTCCACTTGGATTTTGAAGGAGCTCTTACAAGTTTTGAAACTGAATGTGAAGTGATAAGAGGTGTTCGTCATCgaaattttgtcaaaatcatCAGCAGCTAttcaaatgatgattttaaatctttGATACTTGAATACATGCCTAATGGGAGCCTggagaaattgttgttttatgaGAAGAATGTTTTGGACATTTCTCATAGATTGAATATAATGATCGATGTTGCTTTAGCTTTGGAATATCTTCACTTTGGCTATTCAATCCCAATCATTCATTGTGACGTAAAGCCAAGCAATGTTCTACTAGACAAACATATGGTCGCACATTTGAGTGATTTTGGTATTGCAAAGCTCTTAGGTGAAGAAAACTCCATGACACAAACAAAGACCCTTGCCACCATTGGTTATATGGCACCAg AATATGGGAGAGAAGGAAAGGTATCTAGACAAGGAGATGTGTACAGCTATGGTGTCATGCTAATGGAAACATTTACCAAGAAGAAGCCAACAAATGAAATGTTTACAGAAGAAATGAACTTAAGGAGGTGGGTTAGTGAATCATTATGCAACACAGTGATGCAAGGCGTGGACACAGATTTGCTTACAAGGGATGATGAACATTTCTCAAGCAAGGAAGAATGTGTGTCATGTATCTTAAGCTTGGCTATGGAGTGTACAAAAGAATCACCTCTGGATAGGATCACCATGAAAGAAGTAGTGACAAGACTCATGAAAACCAGAACCCAACTTGCAGAAATCGAAACAAGAAAAGACAAATGGGTTTTGAATTTAGGCTAA